A region from the bacterium genome encodes:
- the nusA gene encoding transcription termination factor NusA gives MKTDLAFLLEYWEKEKGIEKKYLIESLEKGLLSVYRKKAGLPSNVDIKIDPETGEIKFLDNQGEEIAPPSFPWERIAAQTAKQVILKKLKEAEKITIYNEFKQLEGEIISGMVERFEDGHVVISIGKAEGLLPQHHKLPNDHFKIGYPIKAYLLEVRQPNKGIFQLIVSRTHPNFILKLLEKEIPEIKEGIIIVKGIARFPGDLTKIAVYSKDEKIDPVGTCIGNKSLRIKNIVKELNGEKIEIISWDRDITKFIENSLSPAKCEKVILKKGKREAIAIVDDSQLFLAIGKRGQNVRLASKLTNWDIRVYKKSEFAENVKPAISIIDELTEEMAEILAKNGYNSLKDLSEADVSEIANLLKIPEEQAQQIITKAGNYIKK, from the coding sequence ATGAAGACAGATTTGGCTTTTTTATTGGAATACTGGGAGAAAGAAAAAGGGATTGAGAAAAAATATTTAATTGAGTCACTTGAAAAAGGGCTTTTATCTGTTTACAGGAAAAAAGCAGGACTACCCAGCAATGTTGATATAAAAATAGACCCGGAAACAGGGGAGATAAAATTTTTGGATAACCAGGGTGAAGAAATTGCACCTCCTTCTTTTCCATGGGAAAGAATTGCTGCTCAAACAGCAAAACAGGTTATTCTCAAAAAATTGAAAGAAGCAGAAAAAATTACCATTTATAATGAGTTTAAACAATTAGAAGGAGAGATAATAAGTGGAATGGTTGAAAGATTTGAAGATGGGCATGTTGTAATTTCCATTGGAAAAGCAGAAGGACTGCTACCTCAACATCATAAATTACCAAATGACCATTTTAAAATTGGATACCCAATAAAAGCATATTTATTAGAAGTAAGGCAACCAAATAAAGGGATATTTCAGTTAATTGTTTCAAGAACTCATCCAAATTTTATTTTGAAATTACTTGAAAAAGAAATTCCCGAAATTAAGGAAGGTATAATAATAGTCAAAGGTATAGCAAGATTCCCTGGTGATCTAACAAAAATAGCAGTATATTCAAAAGATGAAAAAATTGACCCTGTTGGAACATGTATAGGAAATAAGTCATTAAGAATTAAAAACATAGTTAAAGAATTAAATGGAGAAAAGATAGAAATTATTTCATGGGATAGAGATATAACTAAATTTATTGAAAATTCATTAAGCCCTGCTAAATGCGAAAAAGTTATTTTAAAAAAAGGAAAAAGAGAAGCAATTGCTATTGTTGACGATTCCCAGTTATTTCTTGCAATTGGGAAAAGAGGACAAAATGTCCGTCTTGCATCAAAATTAACTAATTGGGATATAAGAGTTTATAAAAAATCTGAATTCGCGGAAAATGTAAAACCAGCAATAAGTATAATAGATGAACTTACAGAAGAAATGGCAGAAATTCTTGCAAAAAATGGGTATAACTCATTAAAAGACCTTTCAGAGGCAGATGTCTCTGAAATTGCTAATTTATTGAAAATACCCGAAGAACAAGCACAACAAATTATTACAAAAGCAGGGAATTATATAAAAAAATGA